The nucleotide window GGCATCGGTCGAACTGGTGCGTTCTCAGTCTTTGCCCGCACCCGTTGATGACGTCGAATCAGTTGAAGCTGGTCTGATCAGTATCGAGTCCGACAGCCAGAGCGCCGACAACCTCACCGGTGTCGTCACGGCCTCAGGCAACGTGAGAATTGTTTATCCAGCAAGGGGCATGGTTGCAACATCCCGGCAGGCGCAATACTTCAGCCGAGAAGGGAGGTTGGTTTTGAGTGGCGACGTTGATCTGATTCAGGAGGATGGCAGCACACTGCGGGCGGAACGGGTGACGTACAGCCTTGACGATGAGCGGGCTGTGGCCCTAC belongs to Synechococcus sp. WH 7805 and includes:
- a CDS encoding LptA/OstA family protein, which encodes MSWLSGPLAILLAMASVELVRSQSLPAPVDDVESVEAGLISIESDSQSADNLTGVVTASGNVRIVYPARGMVATSRQAQYFSREGRLVLSGDVDLIQEDGSTLRAERVTYSLDDERAVALPAEGNQVRSTMMIRAKQPAQTPLTP